Proteins encoded by one window of Vampirovibrionales bacterium:
- the miaA gene encoding tRNA (adenosine(37)-N6)-dimethylallyltransferase MiaA: protein MSPASACGPRRPLIALVGPTATGKTALAVALAQRLHGDVISADSRQIYRELTIGSAKPSEAEQGGVRHYLLDVASPLERYSAARYRDDALEALRDIDARQRLAIIAGGTGFYLNALLQDGFIPEIAPDETFRASLQDQSDDALYASLLRRDPRRAAQLHPHNRSRVVRALEIIHFSGAPTPQPTASAQTPGAVIWLGLTFDDRDAHRDVIDARIDAMLAAGWLGETEALMARYGPQAHALCATHGYPELMRVAQGEWTLPQAVASIRTQIHQYARRQRTWFRRNGEIHWIARDTMTQDEVLQAALDRLSSAAIV, encoded by the coding sequence GTGAGTCCGGCGTCCGCCTGCGGTCCGCGTCGCCCTCTGATTGCGCTGGTCGGTCCGACGGCAACCGGTAAAACCGCTCTGGCGGTCGCCCTCGCCCAGCGGCTGCATGGCGACGTGATTTCCGCCGACTCGCGCCAGATTTATCGCGAGCTGACCATCGGCTCCGCCAAGCCTTCTGAAGCGGAGCAAGGCGGCGTGAGGCATTATCTGCTGGATGTGGCAAGCCCCTTGGAGCGCTACAGCGCTGCGCGCTATCGTGATGACGCGCTGGAAGCCTTGCGCGACATCGATGCGCGCCAACGCCTTGCCATTATTGCCGGCGGCACGGGATTCTATTTAAACGCCCTGCTTCAGGACGGGTTTATTCCTGAGATTGCGCCGGATGAGACGTTTCGCGCCTCGCTTCAAGATCAGAGCGATGACGCCTTGTATGCGAGCCTGCTGCGCCGCGATCCGCGCCGGGCCGCGCAACTGCATCCGCATAATCGCTCGCGGGTGGTGCGCGCGCTGGAAATTATTCACTTTAGCGGCGCGCCGACGCCGCAGCCGACCGCATCGGCGCAGACGCCGGGGGCGGTGATCTGGCTGGGGCTGACGTTTGATGATCGCGACGCGCACCGGGATGTGATTGACGCGCGGATTGACGCGATGCTCGCCGCCGGCTGGCTCGGCGAAACCGAGGCGCTGATGGCGCGTTACGGCCCGCAGGCCCATGCATTATGCGCCACCCATGGCTACCCCGAGCTGATGCGCGTGGCGCAAGGCGAATGGACGCTGCCGCAAGCCGTGGCCTCTATTCGCACGCAGATTCATCAGTATGCGCGGCGCCAACGGACGTGGTTCCGGCGCAACGGGGAGATTCACTGGATCGCGCGCGATACGATGACGCAGGACGAGGTGTTACAAGCGGCTTTAGACAGGCTGTCGTCTGCGGCGATCGTGTGA
- the mscL gene encoding large conductance mechanosensitive channel protein MscL — protein sequence MWKDFKQFLQRGNVLDLAVGVIIGASFGKITQSLVDDIIMPPIGLLLGKVDFANLYFSLTGGTFSTLAEAQKAGAVTINYGLFINALVNFLIVAFAVFMLVRQVNRLMTKPVEATPTTKPCPFCCSPIPIEAKRCPQCTSEV from the coding sequence ATGTGGAAAGATTTTAAACAGTTTTTGCAACGCGGGAATGTGCTGGATCTGGCCGTCGGGGTCATTATCGGGGCCTCGTTCGGCAAAATTACCCAATCGCTGGTCGATGATATCATCATGCCGCCCATTGGGCTGTTATTGGGCAAAGTGGATTTTGCCAACCTGTATTTTTCGTTGACGGGCGGGACGTTTTCCACCCTGGCCGAAGCCCAGAAGGCTGGGGCCGTGACGATTAATTACGGGTTGTTCATTAATGCGCTGGTCAACTTCCTGATTGTCGCCTTTGCGGTGTTCATGCTGGTGCGCCAAGTGAATCGCCTGATGACCAAGCCGGTCGAAGCGACGCCCACGACCAAGCCCTGCCCGTTCTGTTGTTCGCCCATTCCGATTGAGGCCAAACGCTGCCCGCAGTGTACCTCTGAGGTCTAA